In bacterium (Candidatus Blackallbacteria) CG13_big_fil_rev_8_21_14_2_50_49_14, the following are encoded in one genomic region:
- a CDS encoding phage head protein, which produces MLNRNPPMTEPAISGVFREPFQEQVAFFRQKLGNLVPTERWTDMQKEAHDKGFMVAGAAKADLLSDLAAAVDKAISQGTSLGAFRKDFKSITARHGWDYRGEFNWRTKVIYQTNMATSYAAGRLAQLRDAEFTHWEYIHSNAVAHPRKQHLGWNGLVLSADDPFWNAHYPPNGWGCQCRVRGRNNPDKVGQAPDDEIDPRTGEPVGIDKGWGYMPGNTVSATVTSLAARTVQWKYELAKAYLENLPEGLKDQFSRSMRDLPSTRDAARQFAGRVLDDRNHTEYQSMGLLTSEDVSKIQELKGLDVAGYDFALDPSSVRHIQKKHGDLKSEALRGQRAVTKEDYEKIPELLNSPDEITDSGLSHTTNNPLIEYSKVIGQDKYSLVLEYRKKRKMLVSTTFYIQGGN; this is translated from the coding sequence ATGTTGAACAGGAATCCGCCGATGACTGAGCCCGCGATCTCAGGCGTCTTTCGGGAGCCCTTTCAAGAACAGGTGGCCTTCTTTCGGCAGAAACTTGGCAATCTGGTTCCCACTGAGCGCTGGACAGACATGCAAAAAGAAGCGCATGACAAGGGCTTTATGGTGGCAGGCGCTGCCAAAGCGGATTTGCTGTCTGACCTTGCCGCTGCCGTGGACAAAGCGATCAGCCAGGGCACAAGTTTGGGCGCTTTTCGCAAAGACTTCAAAAGCATTACTGCCCGCCATGGCTGGGATTACCGTGGGGAATTCAACTGGCGCACAAAGGTCATTTACCAAACCAATATGGCCACCAGTTATGCTGCCGGACGCTTGGCCCAGCTCCGTGATGCCGAATTCACTCACTGGGAATACATTCACAGCAATGCCGTGGCCCACCCGCGTAAGCAGCACTTGGGTTGGAATGGTCTGGTACTCTCTGCAGATGATCCGTTTTGGAATGCGCACTACCCACCCAATGGCTGGGGCTGTCAGTGCCGGGTAAGAGGCCGGAACAATCCAGATAAAGTGGGGCAGGCCCCTGATGACGAGATTGACCCCCGCACGGGTGAGCCAGTGGGCATAGACAAGGGTTGGGGTTATATGCCCGGCAATACTGTCAGCGCCACAGTGACGTCCTTGGCCGCTCGCACCGTGCAATGGAAATATGAGCTGGCAAAGGCTTATCTGGAGAATTTACCGGAAGGGCTCAAAGACCAATTTTCCCGCTCTATGCGTGATTTGCCATCAACAAGAGACGCGGCAAGGCAGTTTGCTGGGCGCGTATTGGATGATCGCAATCATACCGAATACCAGTCTATGGGCCTGCTGACATCTGAAGATGTCTCTAAAATTCAGGAATTGAAAGGCCTTGATGTGGCTGGGTATGATTTTGCGCTTGACCCGTCTTCGGTAAGACATATCCAGAAAAAACATGGAGACTTAAAATCTGAAGCCTTGCGTGGTCAAAGAGCAGTCACAAAGGAAGACTATGAAAAGATTCCTGAATTACTCAACTCACCAGATGAAATTACAGACTCAGGCTTATCTCATACTACAAATAATCCATTGATCGAGTACTCAAAGGTAATTGGTCAAGATAAGTATTCGCTGGTGCTTGAATATCGTAAGAAACGAAAGATGTTGGTTTCGACAACATTCTACATTCAAGGGGGGAATTAA